From a single bacterium HR11 genomic region:
- the sigW gene encoding ECF RNA polymerase sigma factor SigW: MSSKDRDLQDGSFQLPPDTPLATHRWYQRWLDGDPEAWEWLVQAFTPMVYQFCYHFTHSPTLAEEYTQEIFLRLFQNLEKLGHHTNLKYWLMRTAYNYCIDAYRRRRYERRLLRRLWLEAREWWNASLHAQERTLLSRDVRRALRRAFQDMPDELQAVLVMREFMELPYEEIAQTLGIPVGTVKSRLNRARNLLARRLQAEYPALVSTEIPSKTAEAVIGMPTAFVEE; the protein is encoded by the coding sequence ATGTCGTCGAAAGACCGGGACCTTCAAGATGGGTCTTTCCAACTGCCTCCCGACACACCCCTGGCGACTCATCGGTGGTACCAGCGTTGGTTAGACGGAGACCCCGAGGCCTGGGAGTGGCTCGTCCAAGCCTTCACCCCCATGGTCTATCAGTTCTGCTATCACTTCACCCACAGTCCGACCCTGGCCGAGGAGTACACGCAGGAGATCTTCCTCCGACTGTTCCAGAACTTGGAAAAGCTGGGTCACCACACGAATCTGAAGTACTGGCTCATGCGGACGGCTTACAACTATTGTATCGACGCCTACCGGCGACGACGGTATGAACGTCGCCTCCTGCGCCGGCTTTGGCTCGAGGCTCGAGAGTGGTGGAACGCCAGCCTCCATGCCCAGGAGCGAACCCTCCTCTCCCGGGACGTCCGGCGGGCCCTGCGGCGGGCCTTCCAGGACATGCCCGACGAACTCCAGGCCGTCCTCGTCATGCGGGAGTTCATGGAACTCCCCTATGAAGAGATCGCCCAGACGCTGGGCATCCCCGTCGGGACCGTCAAGTCCCGCCTGAACCGGGCCCGCAACCTGCTGGCCCGTCGGCTCCAGGCCGAGTACCCGGCCCTGGTCTCGACGGAGATCCCGTCGAAGACGGCCGAAGCCGTGATCGGAATGCCGACGGCATTCGTTGAAGAATAG